Proteins encoded together in one Juglans regia cultivar Chandler chromosome 9, Walnut 2.0, whole genome shotgun sequence window:
- the LOC108992561 gene encoding homogentisate 1,2-dioxygenase-like, protein METKPVSKIDGPDFPPELSYQSGFGNHLVSEAIPGALPEGQNSPLTCPYGLYAEQISGTSFTSPRKLNLRSWLYRIKPSVTHEPFKPRVPGHGKLVSEFNESNSSTTPTQLRWKPADIPHLPTDFIDGLYTVCGAGSSLLRHGFAVHMYMANKSMDNCALCNADGDFLIVPQEGRLWITTECGRLQVSPGEIAVLPQGFRFSVNVPDGPTRGYVAEVFGTHFQLPDLGPIGANGLAAPRDFLAPVAWFEESSCPGYTIVQKFGGELFTARQDFSPFNVAAWHGNYFPYKYDLSKFCPCNTVLIDHGDPSINTVLTAPSDKPGVALIDFVIFPPRWVVAEHTFRPPYYHRNCMSEFMGLIHGGYEAKADGFLPGGASLHSCMAPHGPDTKSYEATIARGNEAGPYRITDTMAFMFESYLIPRICPWALESPFMDHDYYQCWIGLKSHFKREGTHDKDMNMLRNGHD, encoded by the exons ATGGAGACCAAACCGGTCAGCAAAATCGACGGCCCAGATTTCCCCCCGGAACTGTCGTACCAATCTGGGTTCGGCAACCACTTGGTGTCGGAGGCGATCCCCGGAGCTCTGCCGGAGGGTCAGAACAGCCCGCTCACTTGCCCCTACGGCCTCTACGCCGAGCAGATATCCGGCACCTCCTTTACCTCGCCCCGCAAGCTCAACCTCCGCAG TTGGCTCTATCGAATCAAACCATCAGTTACGCATGAACCATTTAAACCTCGCGTCCCGGGGCATGGGAAGCTCGTGAGCGAATTTAATGAGTCCAACAGTTCAACCACACCAACTCAACTACGATGGAAGCCTGCAGATATTCCCCACTTACCAACAGATTTTATTGATGGGTTATATACTGTATGTGGGGCTGGCAGTTCACTCCTACGCCATGGATTTGCAGTTCACAT GTACATGGCCAATAAATCGATGGATAACTGTGCCCTTTGCAATGCTGATGGTGACTTCTTGATAGTCCCCCAAGAAGGAA GGCTATGGATCACTACCGAATGTGGGAGATTGCAAGTTTCCCCTGGTGAAATTGCCGTTTTACCTCAAGGATTTCGTTTTTCTGTTAATGTACCTGATGGCCCAACACGTGGTTATGTTGCTGAGGTTTTTGGAACCCATTTTCAACTTCCCGATCTTGGGCCCATAG GTGCTAATGGTCTGGCTGCTCCAAGGGATTTTCTAGCTCCTGTGGCCTGGTTTGAAGAGAGTTCTTGCCCAGGCTACACTATTGTACAGAAGTTTGGTGGTGAACTTTTTACTGCAAGACAAGATTTTTCTCCCTTCAATGTAGCTGCCTGGCATGGTAACTACTTTCCATATAAG TATGATCTAAGTAAGTTCTGCCCTTGCAATACTGTTTTAATTGATCATGGTGATCCATCAATAAATACAG TATTGACAGCACCATCTGACAAACCCGGTGTGGCACTTATTGATTTTGTCATTTTCCCTCCTCGATGGGTGGTTGCTGAGCATACCTTCCGGCCTCCGTATTACCATCGCAATTGTATGAGTGAATTCATGGGCCTCATTCATGGTGGATATGAG GCTAAAGCTGATGGGTTTCTCCCAGGTGGTGCAAGCCTTCATAGCTGCATGGCCCCCCATGGTCCTGATACCAAGTCATATGAG GCAACCATTGCACGTGGAAATGAGGCAGGGCCTTACAGAATAACCGATACCATGGCTTTTATGTTTGAATCGTATTTAATCCCCCGCATCTGCCCATGGGCTCTCGAGTCCCCCTTCATGGATCATGATTATTACCAGTGTTGGATTGGACTCAAATCCCATTTTAAACGGGAAGGGACGCATGACAAAGACATGAATATGCTGCGGAATGGACATGATTGa